One Effusibacillus lacus genomic window, CATCGATGCTGCGACAATGGAAATTCACCACGGCAGACATCATGCTACATACGTCAACAACCTGAACGCAGCACTTGAGAAATACCCGGAACTGCAAGACAAAAGCCTTGAAGACCTGCTCCGTGGCATTAACAGCATCCCGGAAGACATTCGCGGTGCAGTTCGCAACAATGGCGGCGGCCACCACAATCACTCCCTGTTCTGGGAAATTCTGAGCCCCAATGGCGGCGGCCAACCGTCTGGCGCACTGGCAGATGCCATTAACGGCAAGTTTGGCAGTTTCGATGCCTTCAAGGAAGAATTCAAGAAGGCCGCACTGGGCCGTTTCGGAAGCGGATGGGCATGGCTTGTCGTCAACAAGAACGGTGAATTGGCCCTTTACTCGACCGCCAACCAGGACAGCCCGCTGATGGAAGGCGATACCCCGATTTTCGGTCTCGATGTATGGGAACATGCCTATTACCTTAAGTATCAGAACAAGCGTCCCGATTATGTGGATGCATTCTGGAACGTTGTGAACTGGGACGAAGTCAACAAGCGTTACCAGGCAGCACGCGGCTAATCAAAGCTTGCATCTCGGATAATCAATAACGGATTCTCAGCACCTTATTGATCAATAGTCGGGGTCTGTTTACTGAATAACGGATCGGGAAGTGCTTAATACCCGTCAACCTGATTGTGAGGTTGTCCAAGAGGGGCCTATAAGAGCATGTAAACCCTTTATTCGTAAAATGGGCATTTGTCATCACAAAATAACAACCTCTTAATCCGTTAAGTTGTAGACCCAAGACCGCCCCCAAAAATCGATGGCCCCTCACCAGGTAACCCTGGTGAGGGGCTTTATTCTTTGGAATCCTATTCTTCGCCAGCGGTCTTTTTCCCGACTTGCTGCCGCAAATAGGCGTCAATGAAAGAATCAAGGGCTCCGTCCACAACTGCATGGACATTTCCTACTTCTTCACCCGTCCGGTGATCCTTCACCAAGGAGTAGGGATGGAACACATAGGATCGGATCTGGCTGCCCCATGCAATATCACGTTGTTCCCCGCGTAATTCCGCAAGTTCCTTTTCCCGTTCTTCCAACTGCCGTTCGTACAACTTGGAAGCAAGAATCTTCATGGCTGCGGCCCGGTTCTTGATCTGGGACCGTTCGCTTTGGCAAGTCACCACGATACCCGTCGGAATGTGAGTAATCCTTACGGCAGAGTCGGTGGTATTCACGTGCTGTCCGCCCGCTCCTGAGGACCGGTACGTGTCCACCTTCAGGTCGACTTCCCGAATATCAACATCGACATTTTCGTCCATCTCGGGCATCACATCGACTGATGCAAAGGATGTATGGCGCCGTCCCGATGCGTCAAACGGTGAGATCCGGACAAGCCGGTGAACCCCTCGTTCCGCTTTTAAATAGCCGTAGGCGTTATATCCTTTAATCAACAGGGTTACGCTTTTGATTCCCGCCTCTTCGCCAGGGAGGTAGTCAAGGGTTTCCACTTTATACCCCTTGTCCTCCGCCCAGCGGGTATACATCCGCAGCAGAATCGATGCCCAATCTTGCGACTCGGTCCCTCCGGCACCCGGGTGGATTTCCAGAATCGCATTGTTCTTGTCATAAGGCTCACTCAGCAGGAGCTGCAGCTCGAAATCAGACATCTCTCTGCTCAGCTTCTCCGCCCCCTGCTCCACCTCGTCAAAGAGGCTCTCTTCCCCTTCTTCCCGGGCCAGTTCGAGCATCACTTCCAGATCTTCCTGTTGGCCGGACAGTTTCTCCATCTGTTCCACAAGGGTTTTCAGCGCATTGGATTCGCTGATTACCTTTTGTGCGGCATCCTGGTCATCCCAGAACAAAGGGTCTGCCATCTGCTCTTCCAACTCCGAGATTCGGGACTTTTTACCGGGGAGGTCAAAGAGACCTCCCGATTTCAGCCAAACGCTTGGCCGTATTTTGCAATTCCTGCTTCAATTCTCCTGGAGTTTTCGTTGCCAAGTTCTTCCCACCTTACTAAACTTTCTTTTTTCAGAGGTCCCCACGGTTCCCATTCTTTGCTTCGTGGAATCAAGTCACATTGTGGGGGGAGTTACGCATTTTGCGGAGCATGTTCCGCTACTTGAATGTTTGCTTTGAACACATACAGCACCACTTCTTCGCGAATGCTGTGAATCATTGCGTCAAACATCTGATACCCTTCAAACTTGTACTCCACCAGCGGGTCACGCTGCCCGTAGGCCCGCAGGTGAATCCCCTGACGGAGCTGATCCATCGCGTCGATATGGTCCATCCATTTGGAGTCCACTGTACGCAGCAGGACAATTTTTTCAAATTCGCGCATGAACGCCCCCAATTGCTGCTCACGTTCCGCATATTCCTGCATCGCCAGTTCCAGTACGTACTCCAGAAGTTCCTCCCGGTCTGCCCGGCGTTCCAGTTCTTCGATACGGGTCTTCCCTGGGGACAGGTAATGATGCTGCGCATATTCCAGCAGCCCTTTGAGATCCCAATCCTCAGGAACCGCTTCTTCGGGACAGTACGTATCAAGGGTGTACTTGACCAGATCCTCCACCATGCCTTTGACAGTCTCGGACAGGTCATCGCGCTCGAGAATCTCGCGGCGCTGCTTGTACATGACCTCCCGTTGCTGGTTCATCACATCATCATATTTGAGGACGTGCTTCCGGATGTCAAAGTTGTTGCCTTCCACTTTCTTTTGCGCACTTTCAATGGCGCGGGTCACCATGCGCGCTTCGATCGGCTGGTCTTCTTCAAGACCGAGCTTTTCCATGACTCCCATGATGTTCTCCGAGCCGAACAGACGCATCAGATCGTCTTCAAGCGACAGGAAAAACTGGGAGGAACCCGGATCCCCCTGGCGACCGGAGCGGCCCCGCAACTGGTTGTCGATCCGGCGGCTTTCATGGCGCTCTGTACCGATAATATGCAAACCGCCAAGTTCTGCTACGCCTTCGCCGAGAATAATGTCCGTACCGCGGCCCGCCATGTTGGTCGCAATGGTTACGGCACCCCGCTGCCCGGCAAGCGCCACGATTTGCGCTTCCTTCTCATGATGCTTCGCGTTCAGCACTTGATGGGGGATTCCCCGTTTCTTCAAGAGATCTGACAGGTACTCCGATTTCTCGATCGATGTGGTGCCGACGAGTACAGGCTGCCCTTTTGCATGCCGCTGGACAATCTCTTCCACAACGGCGTTAAACTTGCCGCGCACATTCTTGTATACAACGTCCTGCATGTCGATCCGCTGATTGGGCCGGTTGGTGGGGATGACCACCACATCCATGCCGTAGATGGAACGAAACTCTTCTTCTTCCGTCTTGGCGGTACCGGTCATACCGGACAGCTTCTTGTACATCCGGAAATAATTTTGCAGGGTGATGGTTGCCAGTGTCTTGCTTTCATGCTGGATCTTTACGCCTTCTTTGGCCTCAATCGCCTGAT contains:
- a CDS encoding superoxide dismutase → MAHQLPALPYDKAALEPHIDAATMEIHHGRHHATYVNNLNAALEKYPELQDKSLEDLLRGINSIPEDIRGAVRNNGGGHHNHSLFWEILSPNGGGQPSGALADAINGKFGSFDAFKEEFKKAALGRFGSGWAWLVVNKNGELALYSTANQDSPLMEGDTPIFGLDVWEHAYYLKYQNKRPDYVDAFWNVVNWDEVNKRYQAARG
- the prfB gene encoding peptide chain release factor 2 (programmed frameshift), which produces MATKTPGELKQELQNTAKRLAEIGRSLDLPGKKSRISELEEQMADPLFWDDQDAAQKVISESNALKTLVEQMEKLSGQQEDLEVMLELAREEGEESLFDEVEQGAEKLSREMSDFELQLLLSEPYDKNNAILEIHPGAGGTESQDWASILLRMYTRWAEDKGYKVETLDYLPGEEAGIKSVTLLIKGYNAYGYLKAERGVHRLVRISPFDASGRRHTSFASVDVMPEMDENVDVDIREVDLKVDTYRSSGAGGQHVNTTDSAVRITHIPTGIVVTCQSERSQIKNRAAAMKILASKLYERQLEEREKELAELRGEQRDIAWGSQIRSYVFHPYSLVKDHRTGEEVGNVHAVVDGALDSFIDAYLRQQVGKKTAGEE
- the secA gene encoding preprotein translocase subunit SecA: MLGLLKKLVGDSNEREIKRLYKVVDVINGLEPSVAALSDEQLAAKTVEFKGRLANGESLDDLLPEAFAVVREAGKRVLGKRHYDVQLLGGIVLHQGRIAEMRTGEGKTLVATLPSYLNGLTGNGVHIVTVNDYLARRDAEEMGQVHRFLGLTVGLNIHGMDSVEKQQAYACDITYGTNNEFGFDYLRDNMTMSLDQMVQRPLHFAIVDEVDSILIDEARTPLIISGQAEKSAELYVRANIFVSSLRGESDYTIDEKARSVVLTEKGAHKAERFFGIQNLFDPENVTIHHHITQALKAHHLMKRDKDYVVKDGEVIIVDEFTGRMMQGRRYSEGLHQAIEAKEGVKIQHESKTLATITLQNYFRMYKKLSGMTGTAKTEEEEFRSIYGMDVVVIPTNRPNQRIDMQDVVYKNVRGKFNAVVEEIVQRHAKGQPVLVGTTSIEKSEYLSDLLKKRGIPHQVLNAKHHEKEAQIVALAGQRGAVTIATNMAGRGTDIILGEGVAELGGLHIIGTERHESRRIDNQLRGRSGRQGDPGSSQFFLSLEDDLMRLFGSENIMGVMEKLGLEEDQPIEARMVTRAIESAQKKVEGNNFDIRKHVLKYDDVMNQQREVMYKQRREILERDDLSETVKGMVEDLVKYTLDTYCPEEAVPEDWDLKGLLEYAQHHYLSPGKTRIEELERRADREELLEYVLELAMQEYAEREQQLGAFMREFEKIVLLRTVDSKWMDHIDAMDQLRQGIHLRAYGQRDPLVEYKFEGYQMFDAMIHSIREEVVLYVFKANIQVAEHAPQNA